From the genome of Terriglobales bacterium:
GGAACGGGATAGTCGAAATTAGCATCGTCAATTCCATTCCCCAGCGCGCCATACCGGTCCCATCCCCAAGCCCAGACCGTACCATCCGACTTCACCGCCACTGAATGGTAGCCACGCGATCCCAGCTTCACTACAGACGTCAGTCCGCTCACCTGCACTGGCGTCAGGCTGTTGTTGGCTTTTCCCGCCGGCATCCCATTACCCAGTTGATTGGTGATGTTGCTGCCCCAAGTCCAAACCGTCCCGTCCGACTTCAGCGCCACATTGTGCAACTCCCCGCCCATGACCGCCGTCACATTGTTGAGAATCCCTGATCCACCCGCTCCCAGCACCTGCACCGGAATCCAACTGTCATTCGTGTTTCCATTTCCCAACTCCCCCGATGCATTCAATCCCCAAGTCCAAACCGTCCCGTCGGCTTTCAATGTGATTACCTCGCGCGCTCCACCCCAGATCGATACCGGAGGCCAGTTCCCAGGGCTCCACTGGGCATAGAGGGTTACATCGTTTGTCCCCATCGCGAATGTCGTCCCGGTTTCATACGCGATCCCCGACCCGTCGGCCGCGGTATTCCATCCCGTCATCACATATCCAGGCTTGAACAGAAATCCGAGATTCCCCAGGACTGTCACTGTACCCCCTGGCAGATACTGGCTCGGATCCGATGGGCCAAAGCCGCTCGTGCTCCCGTTCCCGTCATAGGTAATCTGATGAGTTGCCCCTGGGGGTGATTGCGGATATGGCGTCACGTTTCCTGGGCCAGGCGCATTTCCTGGGCCAATCGCGAATGTGCCTCCAGTAACCGTTCCCCCGGTCGCTCCGTTGGCGCCGTATGTCGCCGTAGATGTTTGGTTGGCAAGCTGCATCGGAGGAGAGGACGAATTCCCACCGCAACCGGCCAAAATACTCGAAGCCAAGACAATGAATCCGAACCGGCGTGTACCATGAGCTTTCGCCGCTCCCTTTAGGCGCACATATCGGCTAGTCCAACTCCTGCAAAATCCGCGACACGAAAGGCGTAGAGACCTTCGTAACAAACCGACATCCATTTCGACACCCTGACATTACACACAGCATGTTCCCCTCCACAATTCCTGTTTTTCAGGTGGATCTTGCACTTTAAAAATGTTTGCGCGCAATAGTGGTGACCGTTCTGCCCATGCTGGCAAGCTGATGCAAGAACAAATTTTGTCATTTTCTGCGTCAAAATTTGTCAGCTTCTCTGTCAACGTAAATGTTAGGAAACGTGACATGAAATATCAGAGTTAGGGAGCTAGCTTTCCCGGGACCTACTGCCCGTCAGGCATCGCTGTTGTACTCAATGGCGTAACCCTTGGGTGGCGCTCCGATCAATGACGACGGCTCCTGGAATGGAACGTTTTCCGCGCTACCGGCGACTCACATTCTCAGTTTCTTGTTTACGGACGATCCGCCCGCAACTTCCTACAAGCCACTTTCGGGCGAATCTATGGGTGGCCAGCTTGGAGAGGTAGTGGCAATTTTGCTCCTGATTGGAGCCGCCAACGCCTGCGCGAGCTTCACGCCTGCCACGAACAGTCCCTTACCCGACTCCCGCTTGAGCTGCTGAACGGCCTTCTACAGATCTCCGCGCACGAGTTCCGCGTTCCAATCGACCCGGTCAAGGGTGCTCGACACGACGTACTTCTTTGCCGCGTCGATCGTCCGGGCGAAGGGTTCCATCCAATCAGGCCTCACTCCCGTCAGCGCCGGCGGCCGCCACGCTGCCTCCATCATTTCGTAGGTCACCCGGCCAAAGAGGAGTGCATCGGCTTGGTTGAGGTTCTCGACCGCGTGGCGATGCAAGTCTTCGTCCGGGATAATTGCTCGATGATCGCAGCAGCTCGAAATAGTGCGGCTCTCCGGTTTTATCTCTCGCGATTGATTTGGCCTAGACCTCACGTAAAAATCCCAAAGTCACGCTATTGAACTGTGTAGCGAGTTTTTTCATTGCGGCATTTTCGCGGATAACTTCGCCGGCCTCTCGACTGTGCAAAGCTATCTCCGCGGCGATTGAGCGACCGAGAATTCGCTGATCGATATTGCCGAACGGCCCAGGCACGAGGCTTCCCAACAAACCGACCCAGGCCGGGGTATGAGCGTTGCCTACAATGATGCCGGGGCGAAAGATGGCGAGGCGGGTAAAACCGATGTTGCGCACGGTGTCTTCCTTCATGCCCATTACGCGGACATATCGAAACCGGCTGCGGGCTGTGCTTCCTGCCGCAGAAAGCAGGCAAAACTGGGCGATTCCGGCGTAGTGGCAGCCACGCGCAAATTCGCCGACGACGCCGAGTTCAAGTCGTTTCAATTCTTCTTCGCTCCAGCGCCTCGATCCAGAACCGACACCCACACAGCTCACGGCGCTGACGGGACCTTGGCTTAAGACTTCGCGGGCAAGGGCGGCAGTGCGCTCGGCAAAGTCAGCAGCGACGGTATCGAGAACGACGTTGCGCACCCGCGATCGCGCCGCAATGGGCTTTCTGGTGACCATCACCACTTCCCGGCATTCCGGAATTGCTAGCAGCTCCGCGACCGCTGCACCACCGACTTGCCCAGTACCACCGAGGATAATTGCGGCGAAGTTCAGATTCATAAAGAGGACCTCTGCTTACGGAAGGATGCGACAGCCCCGTTCATCCCAAGAGAGAAGCATACTTGGTATAGGTTCTAAATTGAGCCAATAAGGCATCTCTTCCTCAATTGGCGCTGTCAGGCTGATGCACTTATTGAGCGCCTTCAGGAGTCAGCGCAGACAATTAGTCCTCGGAAACGCCCTTGTGGTCATTGACGGGCCGACTCCCAGATTGTCGGCGGTCCAGAAGTGATCCCAGATCGGCCTTCCAAACTGACCCACTGCCACCCACCCGCTTCCTTGACTTCCACCCGCGCGAGAAAAGATAATAAAAAGTTTGGCATCCCCCGCTGAAACTGCAAGGAGCTACTGACAAAAATGGCATCAAGTCCCGCCGGCGTATCTTCTCCACCAGCTTCCAGCAAGGACGTTCCCAAAATCCACGCTGGAGTTGCCCCTTTGCGGACGGGCCAAGGCAGCTCTTATTTCTGGCGGCGCCTGCATTCTTTGAGTGGAATTATCCCGGTCGGCGCATTTTTGCTCGAACATATTTTGTTTTCCAACGCCATGGCCATCAATGGTCCCCAGGCCTATGCCCGCCAGGTAAGGTTCCTGGGCAGTTTGCCGCTGGTGGTTATGCTCGAAGCCTTCGGCATCTGGTTGCCGATTACTTTCCATGGGCTCTACGGTTTCTACATCTGGTATCGCGGTGAAACTAACGTCATCAGCTATCCCTGGCAGGGCAACTGGATGTACACGCTGCAGCGCTGGACCGGTGCAATAATTTTTGCTTACATCGCATGGCATGTCTGGCACCTGCGCTTCACCGGTGTGGATCTTCACCAGACCCCCGGCGCGTCTTTCGGGAAAGTGCAGCTCGAGCTGGCGCAGCCTGCTCTACTCGCCTTTTACATAGTAGGACTACTCTGCGCCGCCTGGCATTTTTCTTATGGCGTGTGGCTTTTCTGCGCCAAGTGGGGCATCACCGTGGGAGAAAAGGCGCGGCAGCGTTTCCTGGTGGTTTGTATGCTGTTGTTTCTAACCATCTCGGGCGTGGGATTGATGAGCATTCGCAGTTTTATTACACATCCTCAGCAACCGGTTGAAGGACCTGCTGCTGAATCCGTAGAAACGGGCCATTGAAGAGCTGTAAAAAGTGGTATCAAAACGTTGATTCCTGAGGAACAATGGCTCATCATTTTCTGAGGTGTGTTCGAAGATCGGGTGAGCTTTTGGCGAGCGCTGTCGCGCGCGAACCAAAAGCGAGGGCGTAGCAGCCTTGTTTTTGGCTGCGGAGCCCTTAGATTGAAAGCCGGATACTATTGGAGGGCTACTCGGGCATCCAGATAACGCCGAGTAAGTCTTTTAAAATTAGTAGTTTTGGGATTGTGGGACTACTTAAAGTAATACCCCACCCCCTCCACTACTTGAGCCACTGAATCGCAGTAACAAGATAGTAATTTTAGACGTAAGGAACGCAAAACTTAAATGGCAGCGGCACCGAAAATTATCGTTATAGGCGGAGGATTGGCCGGGCTCTCCGCTGTAATCAAGATTGCCGAAAAGGGTGGTCACGTTGATCTCTTTTCTATTGTTCCGGTAAAGCGTTCCCACTCGGTGTGCGCGCAGGGCGGCATCAATGCCGCTAAGAACCTCAAGGGAGAGGGCGACTCCACTTGGCAGCACTTTGACGACACAGTTTACGGTGGCGACTTCCTCGCCAACCAGACGCCGGTTAAAAATATGTGCGAGGCTGCCCCCGGCATTATTGATCTGCTCGATCGCATGGGTGTTCCCTTCAATCGCACCCCCGAAGGCCTTTTGGATTTTCGCCGCTTCGGAGGCACCCTCTACCACCGCACCGCCTTCGCCGGCGCCACCACCGGCCAGCAGCTTCTTTATGCACTCGATGAACAGGTCCGCCGCCATGAATCGGAGGGCTCGGTAACCAAATACGAGCACTGGGAGTTTCTCTCGGCCGTGCTCGATGGCAACCGTGTATGCCGCGGTATCTGTGCCATGGACCTGCGCTCGATGGAGGTCCGCACCTTCCCGGCGGATGCGGTCATCATCGCCACCGGCGGCATTGGCGCTATCTTTGGGAAATCCACCAACTCCGTCGTCTGCACCGGCTCGGCGCAATCGGCGCTTTATCAACAGGGTTGCTATTACGCTAACGGCGAGTTTATCCAGGTGCAT
Proteins encoded in this window:
- a CDS encoding succinate dehydrogenase cytochrome b558 subunit, yielding MASSPAGVSSPPASSKDVPKIHAGVAPLRTGQGSSYFWRRLHSLSGIIPVGAFLLEHILFSNAMAINGPQAYARQVRFLGSLPLVVMLEAFGIWLPITFHGLYGFYIWYRGETNVISYPWQGNWMYTLQRWTGAIIFAYIAWHVWHLRFTGVDLHQTPGASFGKVQLELAQPALLAFYIVGLLCAAWHFSYGVWLFCAKWGITVGEKARQRFLVVCMLLFLTISGVGLMSIRSFITHPQQPVEGPAAESVETGH
- a CDS encoding NAD-dependent epimerase/dehydratase family protein encodes the protein MNLNFAAIILGGTGQVGGAAVAELLAIPECREVVMVTRKPIAARSRVRNVVLDTVAADFAERTAALAREVLSQGPVSAVSCVGVGSGSRRWSEEELKRLELGVVGEFARGCHYAGIAQFCLLSAAGSTARSRFRYVRVMGMKEDTVRNIGFTRLAIFRPGIIVGNAHTPAWVGLLGSLVPGPFGNIDQRILGRSIAAEIALHSREAGEVIRENAAMKKLATQFNSVTLGFLREV
- a CDS encoding InlB B-repeat-containing protein, whose protein sequence is MASSILAGCGGNSSSPPMQLANQTSTATYGANGATGGTVTGGTFAIGPGNAPGPGNVTPYPQSPPGATHQITYDGNGSTSGFGPSDPSQYLPGGTVTVLGNLGFLFKPGYVMTGWNTAADGSGIAYETGTTFAMGTNDVTLYAQWSPGNWPPVSIWGGAREVITLKADGTVWTWGLNASGELGNGNTNDSWIPVQVLGAGGSGILNNVTAVMGGELHNVALKSDGTVWTWGSNITNQLGNGMPAGKANNSLTPVQVSGLTSVVKLGSRGYHSVAVKSDGTVWAWGWDRYGALGNGIDDANFDYPVPVQVQGVNNPIMVTAGYLFGVALLQDHTLVAWGDNINGTIGDGTTTNRLTAVPVTGIDNVVWVSAGWTHVVAIRADGTVWTWGQNVWNGAFDMCNGVFCGYGKLGDGTTNDHHSPKQVAGLSGAIMALAGDSSTSVLLRDGTVWTFGSNGAGQLGVPGMNQSLVPVQVQGLCHAVYIMTRDFHNEALCQDGTLWSWGSGDNGELGNNTNSNSVTPVEVKAY